One Sediminicola sp. YIK13 DNA segment encodes these proteins:
- a CDS encoding imelysin family protein — protein sequence MKKVILLTMGLFLFWACSSDSTDELENPNPTQVSFDRGAMLTNWADNIIIPSYEAFNIEMTNLNNVFLKFKAERSTENLEAFRAAWFDTYKMWQRVSMFEIGPAETSGLRLNMNIYPTNFQKIDDYVVTGNYDLTLSSNRDAKGFPALDYLINGLAETDTDIVSKFETSNGNGLLSYTEAVLSDMTSLTTTVSDGWKNGYRDVFVSNDGASATASVDRYVNDYIFYYEKFLRAGKMGIPLGVFSGSTLPKNLEAYYKSDVSNELFLEGLSAIQDFFNGKHFGSTASGESLASYLDKLNRVKNGEDLNAAINAQFNTAREQVSGLSSFRAEIENNNPPTAMLRAYDEVQRAVPLLKVDMVSAMSISIDFVDADGD from the coding sequence ATGAAGAAAGTGATACTGTTGACCATGGGTTTGTTCCTGTTTTGGGCTTGCTCTTCAGATAGTACTGATGAATTAGAAAATCCAAATCCAACCCAGGTCAGTTTTGATAGGGGAGCTATGTTGACAAATTGGGCAGATAATATAATTATCCCTTCGTATGAGGCATTCAATATAGAAATGACCAATCTTAACAATGTATTCTTGAAATTTAAGGCTGAGCGTTCTACGGAGAATCTTGAGGCTTTCAGGGCAGCATGGTTTGATACCTATAAGATGTGGCAACGTGTGTCCATGTTCGAGATAGGGCCTGCGGAAACTTCGGGATTGCGCTTAAATATGAATATCTACCCTACAAATTTCCAAAAAATTGACGATTATGTTGTTACTGGAAACTATGATCTAACTCTTTCCTCCAATCGGGATGCCAAGGGCTTTCCTGCTTTGGATTATTTGATCAATGGTTTGGCGGAGACAGATACCGATATCGTCTCGAAGTTTGAGACCTCCAATGGAAATGGACTACTATCGTACACAGAAGCTGTTTTGTCGGATATGACTTCATTGACCACTACAGTCTCGGATGGATGGAAAAATGGCTATAGGGATGTTTTTGTTTCCAATGATGGAGCATCCGCCACAGCATCAGTCGATCGCTATGTGAATGATTATATTTTTTATTATGAAAAATTCCTTAGGGCAGGTAAAATGGGAATTCCATTAGGAGTATTCTCAGGGAGCACCCTACCCAAAAATTTGGAAGCCTATTACAAGAGTGATGTTTCCAATGAATTATTCTTGGAAGGACTTTCAGCTATTCAAGACTTTTTTAACGGAAAACATTTTGGGTCAACGGCCTCTGGTGAAAGCTTGGCCAGTTATTTGGATAAGCTGAATAGGGTAAAGAATGGTGAGGATTTAAATGCAGCCATAAATGCTCAGTTTAACACTGCAAGAGAACAAGTAAGTGGTCTTTCCTCCTTTAGAGCGGAAATTGAGAACAACAATCCACCAACGGCAATGTTAAGAGCTTATGATGAGGTGCAAAGAGCTGTACCATTATTAAAGGTGGATATGGTTTCTGCCATGAGTATAAGTATTGATTTTGTGGACGCTGATGGTGATTAA
- a CDS encoding DUF4856 domain-containing protein, whose protein sequence is MKKYLIPMSFVVLGLFTACDSDDDNTDYDGSTINNPTTYSFERNGESTVDFNGQSTRLAMGGELGVELKNTSKTSAALLAMFAHQEGESNFSNAALNASNKNIRSKTAASVDYFSTNATDQALIRADFDKWINQQVEEVFPNWNSPASVGVAGQIADGSSTRYINALGLEYDQLVIKGLIGALVIDQTLNNYLSPAVLDEGNNRTDNDMMSVEDGKTYTTMEHKWDEAYGYVYGLNADPANPNADLGADSFLNKYIGRVEGDSDFAGIAKTIFDAFKLGRAAIVARDYNLRDAQAEILKKKISEIVGIRAVYYLQQAKPLLAQEVPAYGSAFHDLSEGYGFIYSLQFTRNPLSNAPYFTKAEVDAFLLDLMDDGPNGLWDVKAATLDAISVAIAERFEFTLEAAAE, encoded by the coding sequence ATGAAAAAATATTTGATCCCTATGTCTTTTGTAGTTTTAGGCCTCTTTACTGCTTGTGATTCTGATGACGATAACACGGATTATGACGGTTCTACGATCAATAACCCAACTACCTATAGTTTCGAAAGAAATGGAGAAAGCACTGTTGATTTTAACGGACAGTCTACACGTTTGGCCATGGGTGGTGAACTGGGTGTGGAACTGAAGAATACCTCTAAAACATCGGCCGCATTATTGGCAATGTTCGCACATCAGGAAGGGGAGAGTAATTTTTCGAATGCAGCTCTCAATGCCTCCAACAAGAATATCAGAAGTAAGACAGCGGCTTCAGTTGATTATTTCTCTACCAATGCTACGGATCAAGCCTTGATACGTGCTGATTTTGATAAATGGATCAACCAGCAGGTAGAAGAGGTATTTCCAAATTGGAACAGTCCAGCGTCAGTAGGTGTCGCAGGTCAAATTGCCGATGGTTCCTCTACCCGCTATATCAACGCCTTGGGTCTGGAATATGACCAATTGGTCATTAAGGGTCTTATAGGGGCTTTGGTGATAGATCAAACGCTGAACAACTATTTGAGTCCGGCAGTATTGGACGAAGGAAATAATAGGACAGATAATGACATGATGTCCGTAGAGGATGGTAAGACTTACACCACTATGGAGCATAAATGGGATGAAGCGTATGGATATGTGTATGGCCTAAATGCAGATCCGGCCAATCCAAATGCAGATTTAGGAGCGGATAGTTTTTTGAACAAATACATCGGAAGAGTGGAAGGAGACTCGGATTTTGCCGGAATCGCCAAGACCATATTCGATGCCTTTAAATTAGGTAGGGCGGCCATTGTTGCTCGGGACTACAATTTACGCGACGCACAGGCCGAAATTTTGAAAAAGAAAATTTCAGAGATAGTTGGTATTCGTGCAGTATACTACTTGCAACAGGCAAAACCCCTGTTGGCGCAAGAAGTTCCCGCCTATGGATCGGCATTTCATGATCTTTCAGAAGGTTACGGGTTTATTTATAGCCTACAGTTCACCAGAAACCCTTTGAGCAATGCCCCTTATTTTACCAAGGCAGAGGTAGATGCTTTCCTTTTAGACCTAATGGACGATGGTCCAAATGGCCTATGGGACGTGAAAGCGGCTACTTTGGATGCTATTTCCGTGGCCATTGCAGAGCGATTTGAATTCACCCTGGAAGCCGCGGCCGAATAA
- a CDS encoding hydroxymethylglutaryl-CoA lyase, with protein MSEKVKIIECPRDAMQGIKAFIPTESKIKYIQALLRCGFDTIDFGSFVSPKAIPQMADTAEVLAGLDLSRSQSKLLAIVANVRGAEDACQHDAIDYLGYPFSISENFQMRNTHKTIAESVTTLKEILSLAKASNKEVVTYISMGFGNPYGDPWDVDIVGEWTEKLADMGVGILSLSDTVGSSTPEVINYLFSNLIPKYPEIEFGAHLHTTPSRWHEKVDAAYKSGCRRFDGAIQGFGGCPMAKDELTGNMPTEKMLSYFTKEKADTGVNWMTFEATYNKASELFSLYH; from the coding sequence ATGTCCGAAAAGGTCAAAATCATAGAATGTCCCAGAGATGCCATGCAGGGCATAAAAGCTTTCATTCCTACAGAGAGCAAAATAAAGTATATACAAGCATTGTTGCGCTGTGGTTTTGATACCATCGATTTTGGCAGTTTCGTATCCCCTAAGGCCATTCCCCAAATGGCGGATACCGCAGAAGTATTGGCAGGTCTGGATCTCAGTAGATCCCAAAGTAAGTTGTTGGCCATTGTGGCCAATGTGAGGGGAGCTGAGGATGCATGTCAGCATGATGCCATAGATTATTTGGGATATCCTTTTTCCATTTCCGAAAACTTCCAAATGAGGAATACCCATAAAACCATTGCAGAATCCGTTACCACCTTAAAAGAGATTCTGAGTTTGGCCAAGGCGTCCAATAAGGAAGTGGTCACCTATATTTCCATGGGTTTTGGAAACCCTTACGGAGATCCTTGGGATGTAGATATTGTAGGGGAGTGGACAGAAAAACTTGCGGATATGGGAGTTGGGATATTGTCCCTATCAGATACGGTAGGTTCCTCTACTCCAGAAGTGATCAACTACCTTTTTTCTAATTTAATACCCAAATATCCAGAGATTGAATTTGGTGCTCATTTGCACACCACTCCTTCCAGATGGCATGAAAAGGTAGATGCGGCCTACAAGTCCGGATGCCGAAGATTTGATGGGGCTATTCAAGGTTTTGGGGGCTGTCCTATGGCCAAGGATGAACTGACAGGAAATATGCCCACCGAAAAGATGCTGTCATACTTTACTAAAGAAAAGGCAGATACGGGGGTAAATTGGATGACATTTGAGGCTACCTACAATAAAGCATCTGAACTTTTCTCTCTATATCATTGA
- a CDS encoding LysE family translocator yields MNYEILYAFVMATAALAIAPGPDNIYVLMQSITYGKKFGLATVAGLISGCLIHTTLLAFGVSAIIKESETIFFSIKLLGALYLFYLAFMVFKSAPDIRLGESHLAKKSLLQLFRKGFIMNVLNPKVTIFFLAFFPGFLFSNELSTVVQFYVLGLLFMVVSFIIFGLIALLSGAISDYITKHSGVGHFLKWLQIFVFVGIGVYILFSDK; encoded by the coding sequence TTGAACTACGAGATTTTATATGCCTTTGTAATGGCAACAGCCGCTCTGGCAATAGCCCCCGGTCCCGACAATATTTATGTTTTAATGCAAAGCATAACCTACGGAAAAAAGTTTGGGTTGGCTACCGTCGCAGGATTGATCTCAGGCTGTTTGATACATACCACTTTATTGGCCTTTGGAGTATCGGCAATTATAAAAGAAAGCGAGACCATATTTTTTAGTATTAAATTATTGGGAGCTCTTTATTTGTTTTATTTGGCGTTTATGGTTTTCAAAAGTGCACCTGATATTCGTTTAGGGGAGTCACACCTTGCAAAAAAGAGTCTGCTACAGCTGTTTAGAAAGGGATTTATAATGAATGTTCTCAATCCTAAGGTCACTATCTTTTTCTTAGCTTTTTTTCCTGGATTTTTATTTAGTAACGAGTTGAGTACTGTGGTTCAATTTTATGTATTGGGTTTGTTGTTTATGGTTGTATCATTTATAATTTTTGGATTGATAGCTTTGCTTTCCGGTGCAATTTCAGATTACATCACCAAACATTCAGGAGTTGGCCATTTTTTAAAATGGTTGCAGATTTTTGTATTTGTAGGTATTGGGGTTTATATCTTATTTTCGGATAAATAA
- a CDS encoding Dabb family protein yields the protein MKVLFTVTFVIISLMLGLTATTKMTQPLKADNIEIQDSILRHVVLFKFKEGTTKSEIATVEEAFNALPNKIKAIYSYEWGLNNSPEGLNKGFTHCYLLTFKTEEDRGIYLPHPDHKAFGAILTPYLEDVLVVDYWTRQ from the coding sequence ATGAAAGTTCTATTTACTGTTACCTTTGTAATAATTTCACTAATGCTAGGCCTTACCGCCACAACTAAAATGACCCAACCTTTAAAAGCTGACAATATAGAAATACAAGACAGTATTTTAAGACATGTGGTACTTTTCAAATTTAAGGAAGGTACTACCAAATCTGAAATAGCAACAGTTGAGGAAGCCTTTAATGCGCTCCCGAACAAAATAAAAGCAATCTATTCCTATGAATGGGGTTTGAACAATAGCCCAGAAGGATTAAACAAAGGATTTACACATTGCTATTTACTGACCTTTAAAACAGAGGAGGACCGGGGCATTTATCTTCCCCATCCAGACCATAAAGCATTTGGTGCAATTCTTACTCCATATCTTGAAGATGTGCTGGTGGTAGATTATTGGACGCGTCAATAG
- a CDS encoding quinone-dependent dihydroorotate dehydrogenase, giving the protein MYKLILRPLFFLFDPEMVHHFSFSMIKLFSKLGFSGLFRSLYVLEDPRLEREVFGLKFKNPVGLAAGFDKNAVLYNELANFGFGFVEIGTLTPKPQEGNPKKRLFRLTDDKAIINRMGFNNLGVFDAVEQLKKEHKVLIGGNIGKNKVTPNKEAVKDYLICFDALFDYVDYFVVNVSSPNTPGLRELQDKEPLTALLKELKKENSKLALKKEVKEKPILLKIAPDLTDSQLLDIIEIVADTKIDGIIATNTTIGRENLKSHLTLTEEMGGLSGKPLTNRSTEVIRFLSEKSNKAFPIIGVGGIHSGEDALEKLAAGADLIQVWTGFVYEGPGLAKKINKAILKSQL; this is encoded by the coding sequence ATGTACAAGCTTATTCTTAGACCCTTATTTTTTCTTTTTGATCCCGAAATGGTTCATCATTTTTCATTCTCTATGATCAAGTTATTTTCCAAACTTGGTTTTTCTGGGTTGTTCAGATCATTATATGTTTTGGAAGATCCAAGATTGGAACGGGAAGTTTTTGGTTTGAAATTTAAAAACCCTGTTGGGTTGGCAGCAGGCTTCGATAAGAATGCCGTGCTCTACAATGAACTGGCAAATTTCGGCTTTGGCTTTGTGGAAATAGGTACATTGACTCCTAAACCTCAGGAAGGCAACCCTAAGAAAAGACTGTTTCGACTCACAGATGATAAGGCTATTATCAATAGAATGGGATTTAACAACCTCGGCGTCTTTGATGCTGTGGAACAATTAAAGAAGGAGCATAAGGTGCTTATAGGCGGTAATATTGGAAAAAACAAGGTAACCCCAAATAAGGAAGCGGTTAAAGATTACCTAATTTGTTTTGATGCCCTTTTTGATTACGTTGACTATTTTGTTGTAAATGTGAGTTCCCCAAATACTCCTGGGTTAAGGGAATTACAGGATAAAGAACCATTGACTGCTTTGTTAAAAGAATTAAAGAAAGAGAATTCTAAATTGGCGTTAAAAAAGGAAGTAAAGGAAAAACCTATTCTTTTAAAAATAGCACCAGATCTAACAGATAGCCAGTTATTGGATATCATAGAGATAGTTGCCGATACCAAAATTGACGGGATTATAGCTACCAATACGACCATTGGAAGAGAAAATTTAAAATCGCACCTTACCCTTACTGAGGAAATGGGTGGGCTAAGCGGTAAGCCATTGACCAATAGGAGCACGGAAGTAATCCGATTTCTTTCCGAGAAAAGCAACAAGGCCTTTCCAATTATCGGGGTAGGAGGGATTCATTCGGGGGAAGACGCCCTAGAAAAATTGGCTGCAGGCGCAGATCTTATTCAAGTTTGGACTGGTTTTGTCTATGAAGGCCCTGGTCTGGCAAAGAAAATTAATAAGGCAATCTTAAAGTCACAACTATAG
- a CDS encoding TonB-dependent receptor: MKKNYSIFMVLFLGVLSIASAQITGTVYDDEGAPLGGASVVKKGTTTGTTTDFDGKFSINAEVGDMLVFSYIGFEKKEIAATSAPMRVTLLSGVALSEVIIVGSRNPNRTATESTVPVDVIDMKELNNVAPQVNLNQILNYVAPSFTSNTQTISDGTDHIDPASLRGLGPDQVLVLINGKRRHTSSLVNVNGTFGRGSVGTDLNAIPAAAIQRIEVLRDGAAAQYGSDAIAGVINIVLNKSVNELTTTVTTGANFSKNANEQTGGSDGETTNIAGSYGLPLGDNGGFMTFSGDFDVREDYSRMKEWEGTIFNLYNTVERVADNDGYNIANLLDDDVSDVIQYTDQAGINRNGASTKEELRTLLSADNTDAELAARGQQRSDYNMRVGQSALRGGRLFVNFSLPVDDSGTEVYSFAGISSRIGNSAGFYRLPNQSRTYTPAYINGFLPEINSNIKDRSISLGIKGLVGDWSVDFSNTYGKNAFLYTIGNTFNASLQNASPTTFDAGGFSFAQNTTNLDITQFFDDVMSGLNIAFGAEYRVENYEIVAGEEPSYAQYTANGQVIKLASQTASQDFFGAGRPGGSQVFPGFSPSNELSRGRSSVAGYFDVEADFSEAFLASFAARFENYSDFGSTINFKLATRYKITDNFNIRGAVNTGFRAPSLHQINFNSTSTIFDNQGNPQEVGTFANDSRAANLLGIPQLKEETSSSVSLGMTANIPDANLSVTVDGYFVKIDDRVVYTGQFSGPGTGSELDNLLRQANATAASFFANAIDTESKGLDVVITHRTDLGTSWRLKSDLAGTFSKTKKVGDINASQVLRNAGLVDTYFPEDSRVYLEEAVPRTKINLSNSLTSDKFIIFLRNVYFGEVTEATTTIANQQVFGTKVVTDLSVGYKATDALTFTIGANNLFDIYPDRAEESFGNRSSGRFDWSRRAQQFGIGGRFLFARVSFTLK; encoded by the coding sequence ATGAAGAAAAATTACTCGATTTTCATGGTGCTTTTTTTGGGCGTACTTAGCATAGCTAGTGCCCAAATTACAGGTACTGTTTATGATGATGAGGGTGCGCCTTTAGGAGGGGCATCAGTTGTCAAGAAAGGTACCACAACAGGTACAACGACCGATTTTGATGGAAAATTCTCCATAAATGCTGAGGTTGGGGACATGCTAGTATTCTCTTATATCGGCTTTGAGAAAAAAGAAATAGCAGCTACAAGTGCTCCAATGCGCGTTACTTTACTATCAGGAGTAGCGCTTTCTGAAGTAATCATTGTAGGTTCTCGTAATCCAAATAGAACGGCAACGGAGAGTACTGTTCCTGTGGATGTTATAGATATGAAAGAGCTCAATAATGTAGCTCCGCAAGTAAACTTGAACCAGATATTGAATTATGTGGCTCCGTCCTTTACGTCCAATACACAGACCATATCCGACGGAACTGACCATATTGACCCTGCCTCATTAAGGGGATTGGGACCAGATCAGGTATTGGTCTTAATCAATGGAAAAAGACGTCATACCTCCTCTTTGGTTAATGTCAATGGTACTTTCGGTAGAGGTAGTGTGGGTACAGATTTAAATGCCATACCTGCCGCCGCAATACAAAGAATAGAAGTTTTGCGCGATGGTGCTGCTGCTCAGTATGGGTCAGATGCCATCGCCGGGGTGATCAATATTGTGTTGAACAAATCGGTCAATGAATTGACCACTACGGTAACGACAGGTGCCAATTTTTCAAAAAATGCAAATGAACAAACCGGTGGTTCCGATGGAGAAACTACCAATATTGCCGGTAGTTATGGACTTCCTTTGGGTGACAATGGAGGATTTATGACTTTTTCAGGAGATTTTGATGTGCGGGAAGATTATAGCAGAATGAAGGAATGGGAAGGTACTATTTTTAACTTGTACAATACGGTGGAAAGAGTTGCCGATAATGACGGGTATAATATTGCCAATTTGCTGGATGATGATGTGAGCGATGTTATACAGTATACTGATCAAGCAGGGATCAATAGAAATGGGGCTTCAACCAAAGAGGAACTAAGAACGTTATTATCTGCCGATAACACAGATGCAGAGCTTGCTGCCAGAGGACAACAACGAAGTGATTATAATATGAGAGTTGGGCAGTCTGCCCTGAGAGGTGGACGTTTGTTTGTCAACTTTTCCTTACCTGTGGATGATAGTGGAACTGAGGTGTACTCCTTTGCTGGGATAAGTTCCAGAATAGGAAATTCAGCAGGATTCTATAGATTGCCAAATCAGAGTAGAACCTATACTCCGGCGTATATCAATGGATTTTTGCCTGAGATTAATTCTAATATTAAGGACAGATCTATATCGCTAGGAATCAAAGGATTGGTAGGTGATTGGAGTGTTGATTTTAGTAATACCTATGGAAAAAATGCTTTCTTGTATACCATTGGCAATACATTCAACGCTTCTTTGCAGAATGCTTCTCCCACAACCTTTGATGCGGGAGGATTTTCCTTTGCGCAGAACACTACCAACTTGGATATTACGCAATTTTTTGATGATGTGATGTCGGGGCTGAACATTGCTTTTGGTGCCGAATACAGGGTGGAGAATTATGAGATTGTAGCAGGAGAGGAACCCTCTTATGCACAATATACAGCAAATGGACAAGTGATAAAATTGGCGTCACAAACAGCCTCACAAGATTTCTTTGGAGCTGGAAGACCTGGAGGATCACAAGTCTTTCCAGGCTTTTCGCCTAGTAATGAACTGTCTAGAGGAAGAAGTAGTGTCGCAGGTTATTTTGATGTGGAGGCTGATTTTTCAGAGGCTTTTCTTGCAAGTTTTGCCGCCAGATTTGAAAATTATAGTGATTTTGGATCTACCATCAATTTTAAATTGGCCACCAGATACAAAATAACTGATAATTTTAACATACGTGGTGCTGTAAACACAGGGTTTAGAGCCCCGTCGTTACATCAGATTAATTTTAATTCCACCTCTACGATATTCGATAATCAAGGAAACCCACAAGAGGTAGGAACATTTGCCAATGACAGTAGGGCAGCAAATTTGTTGGGAATTCCCCAATTAAAGGAAGAAACATCCAGCAGTGTGAGTTTGGGAATGACAGCCAATATTCCAGATGCCAATTTATCCGTAACAGTGGATGGTTATTTCGTGAAAATAGATGATAGGGTTGTTTATACAGGACAATTTAGTGGGCCAGGAACAGGTAGCGAATTGGATAATCTTTTGAGGCAAGCCAATGCCACCGCCGCTTCATTCTTTGCCAATGCCATAGATACGGAATCCAAGGGATTAGATGTGGTGATTACCCATAGGACAGATTTGGGTACCTCTTGGCGCTTGAAATCTGATCTGGCAGGTACGTTTTCAAAAACAAAAAAGGTTGGAGATATAAATGCTTCACAAGTTTTGCGTAATGCAGGCCTGGTAGATACGTATTTCCCCGAGGATAGTAGGGTGTATTTAGAAGAAGCTGTTCCAAGGACCAAAATTAACCTGTCCAATAGCCTTACTTCTGATAAATTCATCATCTTTTTAAGAAATGTATATTTTGGAGAGGTGACCGAAGCTACAACCACTATCGCTAATCAACAGGTGTTTGGCACTAAAGTAGTGACAGATTTATCCGTAGGCTATAAAGCAACGGACGCCTTAACTTTTACCATCGGAGCCAACAACCTCTTTGATATCTATCCAGATAGGGCAGAGGAATCTTTCGGGAACCGAAGTTCTGGTCGTTTTGATTGGTCAAGAAGGGCCCAGCAATTTGGTATAGGTGGACGATTCTTATTTGCTAGGGTAAGTTTTACACTGAAATAA
- the pepT gene encoding peptidase T produces the protein MQHIIDRFINYVTIDTQSDSDSNTTPSTSKQWNLANKLVEELKGIGMQDVTIDENAYIMATLPSNIEKQVPTIGFISHFDTSPDFSGTNVKPQIISNYNGKDIVLNKEKGIVLSPSYFDDMLLYKGQTLITTDGTTLLGADDKAGVTEIVTAMEYLINHPEIKHGKIRVGFTPDEEIGRGAHKFDVDKFGADWAYTMDGSQIGELEYENFNAAEAKITIQGKSVHPGYAKGKMVNAILIAHEFLNHLPQGEVPQKTTDREGFFHVHHIQGEIELATIELIIRDHDLTLFEKRKHDLQAITTKLNDLYGNCLTLEIKDQYFNMKEKVEPVFHIVELAKEAMLSVGITPIIKPIRGGTDGSQLSYMGLPCPNIFAGGHNFHGKYEYVPVESMQKAVEVIVKICELNCTQTN, from the coding sequence ATGCAGCATATCATAGACCGATTTATCAATTATGTTACCATAGACACCCAAAGTGATTCAGATTCCAACACTACCCCAAGCACTTCCAAGCAATGGAATTTGGCCAATAAACTGGTAGAAGAGTTAAAGGGAATTGGGATGCAGGACGTAACCATTGATGAAAACGCATATATCATGGCCACATTACCAAGTAATATTGAAAAACAGGTTCCTACCATAGGATTTATTTCCCATTTCGATACATCCCCTGATTTTAGTGGCACCAATGTGAAACCACAGATTATTTCGAATTATAACGGAAAAGATATTGTCCTTAATAAAGAAAAGGGTATAGTTTTATCGCCTTCCTATTTTGATGATATGCTTTTGTATAAGGGACAGACCCTTATTACCACGGATGGCACCACCCTCCTAGGGGCAGATGATAAGGCAGGGGTTACAGAAATTGTAACAGCCATGGAATACCTCATCAACCATCCTGAAATAAAACACGGGAAAATTAGGGTAGGTTTTACTCCCGATGAGGAAATTGGTCGTGGAGCCCATAAATTTGATGTTGATAAATTTGGTGCCGATTGGGCCTATACCATGGACGGCAGCCAAATTGGAGAATTGGAATATGAGAATTTCAACGCGGCAGAGGCTAAAATTACCATCCAAGGGAAAAGTGTACATCCGGGATATGCCAAAGGAAAAATGGTAAATGCTATTTTGATAGCCCATGAGTTTCTCAATCACCTACCACAAGGCGAAGTACCTCAAAAAACTACTGATAGGGAAGGATTTTTTCATGTACACCATATTCAGGGAGAAATTGAATTGGCCACCATTGAATTGATCATTAGGGATCACGACCTAACGCTTTTCGAAAAACGCAAACACGACTTACAAGCTATTACTACCAAATTAAATGATCTGTACGGCAATTGCTTAACCTTGGAAATCAAAGATCAGTATTTCAATATGAAGGAAAAGGTAGAGCCCGTTTTCCATATTGTGGAATTAGCAAAAGAGGCAATGCTTTCGGTTGGCATAACGCCTATAATAAAACCTATACGAGGCGGAACGGACGGTTCCCAACTAAGCTACATGGGACTTCCATGCCCGAATATCTTTGCCGGTGGACATAATTTCCATGGAAAATATGAATATGTACCCGTTGAAAGTATGCAAAAAGCAGTAGAGGTCATCGTTAAGATATGTGAATTGAATTGCACACAAACGAATTAA
- a CDS encoding YdeI/OmpD-associated family protein, producing the protein MEKSEKIEAFYNKEHHFKEALVLLRSLAKQTELEETLKWGAPVYTIDNKNVLGIMAFKEHFGLWFFNGVFLKDPKGVLENAQEGKTKAMRHWKFSTMEEIDEKAVIQYLEEAIANQKEGKVLQKEKNSSLKMPFLLKEALESNPEAKKQFQLLTPYKQKEYYEYISTAKQEKTKLTRLEKSMALIFQGIGLNDAYRK; encoded by the coding sequence ATGGAAAAGTCAGAAAAAATAGAAGCCTTCTATAACAAGGAACATCATTTTAAGGAAGCCCTTGTCCTTTTGCGCAGTTTGGCCAAACAAACCGAATTGGAGGAAACCCTAAAATGGGGAGCTCCGGTCTATACCATAGACAATAAAAATGTTTTGGGTATTATGGCATTTAAGGAACACTTTGGCCTATGGTTCTTCAATGGGGTGTTCCTCAAAGATCCTAAGGGAGTCTTGGAAAATGCCCAAGAGGGAAAAACCAAGGCCATGAGGCATTGGAAATTCAGTACTATGGAAGAGATCGATGAAAAAGCAGTAATTCAATATCTGGAAGAAGCCATTGCCAATCAAAAAGAGGGCAAAGTGTTACAAAAAGAAAAAAATAGCTCCTTAAAAATGCCTTTTTTATTAAAGGAAGCCTTGGAAAGCAATCCTGAAGCAAAAAAACAATTTCAACTACTTACCCCATACAAACAGAAAGAATACTACGAATATATTTCCACGGCAAAGCAAGAAAAGACCAAACTTACAAGGTTGGAAAAAAGCATGGCACTCATCTTTCAGGGAATAGGGCTCAATGACGCTTACAGGAAATAG
- the yajC gene encoding preprotein translocase subunit YajC has translation MLEQYPFLPLVLIFVVAYFFMIRPQMKRQKDEKKFAEQLKKGDKVITKSGMHGKIMELNDNDFSCILETMAGKIKFDRSAISMEMSKKLNAPEPEKK, from the coding sequence ATGTTAGAACAATATCCATTTCTTCCTCTTGTATTGATTTTTGTAGTGGCCTATTTTTTTATGATACGCCCACAAATGAAACGTCAAAAAGACGAGAAGAAATTTGCGGAACAATTGAAAAAAGGAGATAAAGTAATTACCAAAAGTGGTATGCACGGAAAGATCATGGAACTGAATGACAACGATTTTTCCTGTATTTTGGAAACCATGGCTGGTAAGATCAAATTTGATCGTTCTGCCATTTCTATGGAGATGAGCAAAAAGTTAAACGCTCCTGAACCTGAAAAGAAATAA